In Minwuia thermotolerans, the genomic stretch CCGGTCGCTTTCGGGAATCTCCACGAACTGCGGCGAGTCCTCCCGGTCCAGGTCCGCCAGCGGCAGCATGTGCAGCTCCTGCACCTCCGCCGGGTTGAGCGTGAAGGCCGGGCGCTCCCCCGCCCAGGCCACGACCGGGGCGATGCAGTAGCCCGAGCGGGTGACGTAGTCGTCGAGCCGGCCCAGCACGTCCGCATCGGGAATGTGCAGGCCGATTTCCTCCCGCACCTCGCGCAGCGCCGCCTCGATCACGCTCTCGCCGGGGTCGATCCGGCCGCCGGGCAGGGCCCATTGCCCCTTGTGGCTGGAAAGCTTCGAGGAGCGCCGGGTGATGACGAAACAGGGAATGCCGTCATCGTCATGGGTGATGAGGCAGGCGACTGCGGCGCGCTTGGCCGGCTCCCGGTTCGGCGGCGTCCGCTCGAAGCCCGCCAGGTTGCGGGCCGCGTGCTCGCGCAGGCGGCCGGTGGCGGCCGCGTCCATCCAGCTTGATTTCAAATGCATGGCCGTGAGTTTATGGCCTTTCACGTCAGGGCGGAAGCCGGAGGGAAGCATGAGGATCGCAATTGCGGGCGCCGCCGGGCGCATGGGACGGATGCTGCTGAAGCAGGTGAGCGAAACCGAGGGCGCGGAAATCGCCGGCGGGCTGGAGGCGAAGGGCGCCGCCGCGGTCGGCGAGGACCTCGGGCGGCTGGCCGGGCTGGAGCCGGTCGGCGTCACCGTCTCCGACGACCCGGCCGCGGTTTTCGGCGCCGCCGACGTGGTCATCGACTTCACCGTGCCCGAGGCGACGGTCGCCAACGCGAAGGCCGCCGCCGAGACCGGCTGCGCGATGGTGATCGGCACCACAGGGCTGTCGAAGGACCAGCAGGCCGGGATCGAACGCGCGGCGGAGAAGGTCGCCGTGGTCCAGGCGGGCAACATGTCGCTCGGCGTCAACCTGCTGATGCAGACCGCAAAGCAGGTCGCCGCCGCCCTCGGCCTCGACTGGGACGTGGAGGTGGTGGAGATGCACCATCGCTGGAAGATCGACGCGCCCTCCGGCACCGCGCTGATGCTGGGCCGGGCCGCCGCCGAGGGCCGGGGACAGGACCACGACAAGGTCGCCGTGGGCGGGCGCTACGGCCATACGGGCGCGCGGAAGAAGGGTCAGATCGGCTATGCGGCGCTGCGCGGCGGCAATGTCGTGGGCGAGCATTCGATCATCTTCGCCACCGACAACGAACGGGTGACGCTCAGCCACACCGCGACCGATCGCGCCATCTTCGCCGCCGGCGCGGTGCGGGCCGCGATGTGGACCGAAGGGCGCCCGCCCGGCCTCTATGGCATGGTCGACGTGCTGGGACTGGGCGGCGAGCGCTGATCAGAGCCGCTTCGCCACCTCCTCCAGCATCACCTCGGAAGCGCCGCCGCCGATCGACATCACCCGCGCATCCCGGTACATGCGCTCGACCGGGTTCTCGGTCATGAAGCCCATGCCGCCGAAGAACTGCGTGCACTCGTAGAGCACGTGGTTGACCATGTCGCCGGTCAGCGCCTTCACCATAGAGACCTCGCGCGTGCAGTCGAGGCCCTGCGCGTCCAGCCAGGCCGCGTGCCAGGTCAGCTGCCGTGCTGCCTCGACTTCGGCGGCGGCCTTCGCCATGCGCTGGCGCACCGCGCCGAGATCCCACAGCGGGTTGCCGAAGGCGCGGCGCTGCTTGACCCAGTCGAGCGTCTGCTCGATCCCGGCCATGGCCATGCCCACCGAGGCCGCGCCGAGGGTCAGACGCTCGTTCTGGAAATTGTCCATGATGGCGTAGAAGCCCCGGTTCTCCTGCCCCAGAAGGGCGTCGGCGGGCAGGCGTGCGTCCTCGAAGACCAGTTCCGCGGTGTCCGAGGAGCGCCAGCCGGTCTTGTCGAGCGTGCGCGCGGTCTCGAAGCCCGGCGTGTCGCGCTCGACGATGAAGATGGAGATGCCGCGGCTGCCCTTGACCGAGCTGTCGGTCTTGGCCGCGACGAACAGCACGTCGGCGGTGGCGCCGTTGGTGATGAAGATCTTGCGCCCGTTGAGCCGCCAGCCATTGCCGTCGCGCACGGCCTTGGTCGATATGCCGGCGACGTCGGAACCCGCGCCGGGCTCGGTCACCGCGACCGCGGTCAGGATGTCGCCGGCGACGATGGCGGGCATGTACTTCTGCTTCTGTTCGTCGGTGCCGTAGCGGGCCAGATGCGGCGAGGCCATGTCGGTGTGGACCGAGACCATGGCGTGAAAGCCGCCATAGGTGGAGCGGCCGAGTTCCTCGTGCAGCGCCACGGTGGCCAGGGTGTCGAGTTCGGAGCCGCCGTATTCGGCCGGATAGCGCACGCCCAGCAGACCGAGATCGCCCAGCTTCTTCAGCACCGACTTCGGCGTGCGCCCCTCCTTCTCCCAGGCGTCGCCCTTGCCCGTCACTTCCTCAGCGACGAAGCGGCGTACGGTGTCGCGCAGCATGCCGAGTTCTTCGGTCATGTGGACCGGATCGCGGAATATCATCGTTTCGGGCCCTCCCCGGCCTCGCTCGCCGGCGCGGGAACGAATCGGCGCCCCCCGATTCGTTCCGCCTTCACCGGCCTGTCCCCTTTCGTTCGCGCCTGTTCCGGAAATGCGACTCGGAAATGTTCCGGTCGCGGCGCAGCGTCACCCTGCTGTAGCATGGGCCGAAAGACCGGGGGAGATGCCAGATGGTGGATTTCGACAAGGTGCTGAAGCGCTTCACCGACGCGGTGGAGTCCAATGACGGCGCGGGGCTGGCGGCCCTGTTCGCCGAAGACGGCGTCTATCACGACTATATCTACGGACCCTTCGAGGGCCGCGAGCGAATCGCCCACATGCTGTCGAACCATTTCTGGGGCGATGCGAAGGATTTCAGCTGGCAGATGATCGATCCGGTCTGCGACGGGCGCACCGGCTATGCCCGCTATCTGTTCAGCTTCATCTCCACCATGCCGGCCTTCGCGGGCAATCACGTGCTGCTGGAAGGCACCTCGATCTTCATCTTCGGCGAGGACGGCCTGATCGAGAGCTACCGGGAGA encodes the following:
- a CDS encoding NUDIX hydrolase, with amino-acid sequence MHLKSSWMDAAATGRLREHAARNLAGFERTPPNREPAKRAAVACLITHDDDGIPCFVITRRSSKLSSHKGQWALPGGRIDPGESVIEAALREVREEIGLHIPDADVLGRLDDYVTRSGYCIAPVVAWAGERPAFTLNPAEVQELHMLPLADLDREDSPQFVEIPESDRPVIRLPLMDNLIHAPTAAVLYQFREAALHGRPTRVAHYEQPVFAWK
- the dapB gene encoding 4-hydroxy-tetrahydrodipicolinate reductase — its product is MRIAIAGAAGRMGRMLLKQVSETEGAEIAGGLEAKGAAAVGEDLGRLAGLEPVGVTVSDDPAAVFGAADVVIDFTVPEATVANAKAAAETGCAMVIGTTGLSKDQQAGIERAAEKVAVVQAGNMSLGVNLLMQTAKQVAAALGLDWDVEVVEMHHRWKIDAPSGTALMLGRAAAEGRGQDHDKVAVGGRYGHTGARKKGQIGYAALRGGNVVGEHSIIFATDNERVTLSHTATDRAIFAAGAVRAAMWTEGRPPGLYGMVDVLGLGGER
- a CDS encoding acyl-CoA dehydrogenase family protein, translating into MIFRDPVHMTEELGMLRDTVRRFVAEEVTGKGDAWEKEGRTPKSVLKKLGDLGLLGVRYPAEYGGSELDTLATVALHEELGRSTYGGFHAMVSVHTDMASPHLARYGTDEQKQKYMPAIVAGDILTAVAVTEPGAGSDVAGISTKAVRDGNGWRLNGRKIFITNGATADVLFVAAKTDSSVKGSRGISIFIVERDTPGFETARTLDKTGWRSSDTAELVFEDARLPADALLGQENRGFYAIMDNFQNERLTLGAASVGMAMAGIEQTLDWVKQRRAFGNPLWDLGAVRQRMAKAAAEVEAARQLTWHAAWLDAQGLDCTREVSMVKALTGDMVNHVLYECTQFFGGMGFMTENPVERMYRDARVMSIGGGASEVMLEEVAKRL
- a CDS encoding nuclear transport factor 2 family protein, which gives rise to MVDFDKVLKRFTDAVESNDGAGLAALFAEDGVYHDYIYGPFEGRERIAHMLSNHFWGDAKDFSWQMIDPVCDGRTGYARYLFSFISTMPAFAGNHVLLEGTSIFIFGEDGLIESYRETANGAAAMVQLGVPPEVMAAKSRKWAKELRGRAEAAGHVAAGRSALDGPAAPGTG